Genomic DNA from Melioribacteraceae bacterium 4301-Me:
TATTTACTTAGGATTATTTATTGTGGCAATAGCTTTGGTTATAGTGCTTGATGCGAAAAAGGGAAACGAAATAAAAAATGAGAGCTTACAGCAAAATATTCCCAATGATGAAATTCATAAAGGTCTTACGGGCGACCAAGCGCCATCGAAATCTAATTTGCGTGAAAGCGCAATAAAAAAAATGGAAGAACTAAGAAAAGCAGTAGAAGCAAATCCAAATGATACTGCAAAGGTTAAAGAATACGCAATGATGCTTGCAATGGGTCATCAACCTCAAAAAGCTATTGAACTGTTTGAAGGTATACTTGCAAAAGATTCAAAGAGAATAGACATATTGTTAACTTTATCTTTTTTGTATTATAACCAAGGAAATTTTGATAAAGCCGAACAAGCCACACAAAAGATATTGGCAATTGATAAAAACCAACAAGAAGCTAATTTTAATTTGGGAGTAATTGCGGAAGCGAAACAAGAAACACAAAGAGCTAAAGAGATATTTGAAAATGTGATAAAAAAGTTTCCCAATACAGATGTTGCTGTTCAGGCTCAACAAGCGCTTGAGCAACTTAAGGCTAAAAAATCTTCTAAATAATAAATTAGTTCGAAATTATTCTTGTGATTAGAGATTTTGGAATTTCTTCAAAGTAGAGATTTTCTATAAAGAGATGCGGATGCTCATAAGTCCAAATCTCTTTTTTATTTTTAAGTGTCTGTTCAAATTGATTTGTCATCTTGAATTTGTTTTTATCTGCTAAAACGTAGAAGGGTTTCTTGTAATATTTGCATGCAAAAGCCAAAGACTTGCTGCCCATTTTATTTACCACAGAATAATTTTTAAGTATTGCATCTGCGCCAATTAAAGCACAATCTATTTTTTTTACAACTTCAGGTATCATTGCTTCAGTAATAAGCTGAACATTGATATTCTTTTCTAATAGTTTTTTTGCTAAAATACGCCCTTCAAATTTTGGACGGGATTCTGAAATAATTACTTCTAAGTTTTTGTTTTTACCTGCATAATACTCTAAAAATGCAAGAATGGTTTTACTATTTGATATGGTGATTATAACATTATAATTCTTTAATACTCTGTAACAATTTTTAATTAGCTTAGATATTCTTTCATGAAAAATTAATTCGTAATCTTTTAATAGCTGTCCTAATTTATCCATGCTCTTTTTTTGCATTGCAAGACATTTTTTTAAGTACTGTTGAACAATTTCAAATGTTGTAAATTCTTTCAGTAGGAAAGAAATAATTTGTTTTATATTCTTACTGGAATCATACTTTTTTAATAAATAATTATTTATTGATAGCAAAATATCTGTACTACCGGAAGTCTTGTCAGAGATGATTTGCTTGAGCTGTTTATCAACTGTAAATGCCATCGGCTATTTTGGGTTATTATTAAATTGAAATCCTTTTATAGGTTCTCTTAAGGTTAGGACTGGGCAAGGAGCTTTTCTTACGACTTTTTCCGCTGTGCTGCCGAACAATAAATGTTCAACGCCGGTATGACCGTGCGTAGCAATTATAATCAAATCCACATCTTTTTCTTTGGCAGTCTCGTAAATTTCTACAAAAGGTTTGCCTGTTTTTATAATTGTTTCAACTTCTAATTCTGTACCCACGAAATTTTTAGCTAAAGAATTTAACTCCTCTTCAGCTCTTTTGTGAATATCAATATTAATAGTTGGTATTGCTACTTGTCCCATGCTAAAATCTGCTGGGTAAACTATTGGTTCAATTACGTAAATCAGATACATCTTAGCATTGAAGTATTTTGCAAAGTTTACTGCGTACTTCAATGCATTTTTGGAATAATCGGAGAAATCGATTGGGACTAAAATTTTTTTTATCATTTTTTATACCTTTTTTATTTTGCTCTAATGCTGTTATATAAATTAAAATAATCTTGGTTGAGTGTACGAAGTCTTGTTGCGATTATTTGAGTAATGCCTCTAAGTATTTGGATCCCTTCTTTTGGATGAGCTTCAATGAATTCATCTAAGTCAGGCTTAAAAATTACTGCCAATTGAGATTCCTTTAACGAGAGGGCTGAAGCAGAGCGTGTTTCTTCATCGAGCAAAGCGACCTCACCAAAAAAATCACCACTTTTTAGTAAAGCAATATCAAACCTCTCGCCATCGTCTGTCGTTTGGGTAATTAAAACTTCACCACTAATTATTATATATAAGCCAATGCCCGGGTCACCTTGATAAAAAATGTACTCATTTGCAGAATAAGCTCTATTATGGATTAGTCTCAACAAAGAGCGAATCAATTTTTGGTTTAACTTT
This window encodes:
- a CDS encoding tetratricopeptide repeat protein, producing the protein MKIKPLYIYLGLFIVAIALVIVLDAKKGNEIKNESLQQNIPNDEIHKGLTGDQAPSKSNLRESAIKKMEELRKAVEANPNDTAKVKEYAMMLAMGHQPQKAIELFEGILAKDSKRIDILLTLSFLYYNQGNFDKAEQATQKILAIDKNQQEANFNLGVIAEAKQETQRAKEIFENVIKKFPNTDVAVQAQQALEQLKAKKSSK
- a CDS encoding universal stress protein, whose product is MIKKILVPIDFSDYSKNALKYAVNFAKYFNAKMYLIYVIEPIVYPADFSMGQVAIPTINIDIHKRAEEELNSLAKNFVGTELEVETIIKTGKPFVEIYETAKEKDVDLIIIATHGHTGVEHLLFGSTAEKVVRKAPCPVLTLREPIKGFQFNNNPK
- a CDS encoding cyclic nucleotide-binding domain-containing protein, coding for MNEPIRIGSFWSNLFKPPAEKSEVESIICSMPPFKKLNQKLIRSLLRLIHNRAYSANEYIFYQGDPGIGLYIIISGEVLITQTTDDGERFDIALLKSGDFFGEVALLDEETRSASALSLKESQLAVIFKPDLDEFIEAHPKEGIQILRGITQIIATRLRTLNQDYFNLYNSIRAK